AGGGTATAGCATTATGGCTAAACCGTTAACGAATGAAGAGATTTCTTCAGCACTTTCCGATCTGGATGGCTGGAGTCACAAAGATGACAAGCTAAACAAAGAGTTTTCTTTTGAAAATTTCCGTGATGCCTTGGCTTTTATTACGCGCATTGCATTTGAAGCCGAAGAGCAGGTACATCATCCTGAAATCTTTAATGTATACAATACTGTTAAAATAGCACTCAGTACCCATGACGCAGGCGGTAAGGTAACAGAGAAAGACCTGAAGCTTGCCAAAAGTATTGAGTCACTGTACAACAAATAAGCTGCATGGATTATTTACACGATCTTTATTCTTTTTTACCCGGTATCATTGTCGCCGTTGCCGGTTTGCTGGTCATCATCATAGATTCTTATAAGGATGACCATGATGGGATATTCGGACTGACCATATTTGCATTGGTTGCCGCACTCGGTGTTTCGATTTTTGATATGCTCGGGCCGACCGGAGAAGCCTTTTCGGGCATGATCACCTATGGCGGAACGGCCGCATTCGGCAGTATGGTAGTGTTATTCGGGTCCCTGTTCTGCATGCTGATTTCCAGGGAGTATCTTCAGGCTATCGATCATAATTTTGGTGAAGTCTATGCCATGGTTCTTTTTGCAACAACCGGTATGCTCGGACTGGCCGCTGCCAATAATCTTATAATGATCTTTCTGGGGCTGGAGACGATGTCAGTCTGTCTCTATGTGCTTGCGGGTCTCATTAAAGAGGAAAAGATTGGAGCGGAAGCGGCATTGAAGTATTTTCTGCTGGGTGCTTTTTCGACCGGATTCCTGCTCTACGGTATGGCGCTGTTATACGGAGCCACCGGGTCACTGAATATTTATGAAATTGCTGCCGGGGCAAGTAGCGATCTGTTGTTTATCGCGGGTGCCGGATTACTGCTGGTTGGATTTTTCTTCAAGATATCTGCAGTACCCTTTCACATGTGGACGCCGGACGTTTACCAGGGTACACCTACCACGCTTACTGCCTACATGGCCACTGCTTCCAAGTCAGCTACTTTTGTGGCGCTGATTTTGATTCTTTCCAGAATGCTGCCCTCAGACATAGGAGAGTGGAGCGAAGTAATAGCTATCATTTCTATTATCACCATGATACTGGGTAATATCATTGCCTTGGTGCAGGATAACATCAAGCGGATGCTGGCATACTCGAGTATTGCCCATGCCGGTTATCTGCTGGTTGGTTTGGCGGCCGGAACCCCGGAAGGGTACAGTGCGGTGCTCTACTATCTGTTTGCCTATACCATCATGAATGTTGGGGCCTTTGGTGTTGTAGCCTATTACGAACGCCAGCAAGGTCTCGACTTTACCGATATAAACAACTATGCGGGACTAGGATTCAAGAGTCCCATGATGGGAGTTATGCTCTCCATATTCCTTTTTTCCCTGGCCGGTATACCTCCAATGATCGGCTTTATCGGGAAGTACCTTGTTTTTGCTGCGGCCATTAATGCCGGAATGATCACACTTGCTGTAATTGGTGTTCTGGCTAGTGCAGCTAGTGTTTACTACTATCTCCGTCCTATGGTTTATCTCTACATGCGGGAGCCACACAAGGACCTGCCTCTGGTTCATGCCGGGTGGTTGTTCAAAGGGAGCCTGCTGGTGCTGACAATTCTTACCATCTATTTTGGCATCGCCCCGGGCGAATTAACTGAGTTGCTTAGCTCTTACTACTCTGGTGACTGGGTAGCTTCCAGATTTATGCCATAGTAGCTGTTTCATAGAGATACACTGAGACTCTGTGGAATAATTTTGTCCAATCTCCAATTGTATTTCCAAATTAAAAACGCTATTTTTGCAAGCCTGTCAACCGCCCTCTAGCCGGCGAGACAGAGACCTGCTGGTCCGAATAGATCGGATCGGCTGTTTTCAACCGAAAACACCCAAAGGAAAAAACATATCACATGAGTAAAAATTATTACGAGCTAACCTATATTATTAATCCTGTGCTGGAAGACGATCAGTACGAGGAAATAATTGGTAAATTTACCGATTTCATCAAAGGTAACGATGGAGAAATCGATGAAGTTAATGAATGGGGAATCCGGAAGTTTGAGTTTGAAATGGACGGTAAGACCAGCGGGTATTATGTAAATGCCTTTTTTGACGCACCCGGCGATCTGATTGAAAAACTGGAGCGTTCCATGCGCATTGATGATAATATCATGCGCTACCTAACGCTGAAATATGACGCCAAAATGTTGCGTCATCGCGAACTCCAGAAGAAAAATGCCGTTCCCGATATCTTTGCCTTCGACGATGATGAAGAGCAGAACGACGAAGACGAAGATTAAAAAAGCCCTAACCGAAAAGATTTTATATTATGATTAAGAATCCATCACATCCGAAGAAAGGACACATCAGAACCCGTGAGTGCAAATTTACCAAAGCGGGTATAGAGTACATCGATTATAAAGATACGGAAGTACTGCAGCGTTTCATGAACGACCAGGGACGTATTCTTCCCCGCCGTGTAACCGGAACCAGTGCCAAATACCAGAGACAACTTTCCCGCGCCATCAAACGCGCCCGTTTTCTCGGTATGATTCCATATGTAGCTGATAACCTTCGATAAAAGACTTTTTTACTATGCCAAATCAAATGAAATTAATCCTTAAAGAAGACGTTAATAAGTTAGGTGAGTCCGGTGACATCGTTGATGTTAAGCCAGGATACGGCCGTAACTATTTGATTCCCCAAGGCAAAGCCATCATGGCTACCGAGGGAGCGTTGAAGCAGTTGGATGCTATTAAAGAAAGTGCTGAACGCAGAGCCGAACTTACTGTTGAAGCTGCCAAAGAGATGGCAGAACGTCTTGAAACGACATCCGTAACTATTTCTGTTTCGGTTGGTGAGGATGAGCGAATCCACGGAACCGTAACGAACCAGGATGTTGCTGATGCTCTTCAGGAACGTGACATTGAGATAGATCGTCGTAAGATCGAACTCGATCAGGATATCAAAACGCTGGGCGAGTATACGGCTACCGTAAATCTTATTGGAGAAATTAAGCAGCAGATTAAGGTTTGGGTAGTTAAAGAGTAATAAACGCCTGATGCGTGAAGCAATTAATACCTAAACTTTTGTTGATGAAAATTACTTCCAAAATAGCAATGGGGATCATCGTGCTGATGTTATCCCCATTTTTTGTTCAGGCCCAGCTACTTGACCCGGTTTCATTCGAAGTATCTCAGGCTCCGGAAACTGTAAAAGCCGGTGAAGCTTTTGAGATTACCGTAGAAGCTACCATTGAAGGTGAGTGGCATCTCTATTCTATTGCCAACGATCCCGACGCAGGACCCTATCCAACACAGTTTTCATCCAAGAACCCCCAGCTTCAACTAGCCGGGGATGTCAGCGAGTCAGAGGCGGTCATAGAGTACGATCCCAACTTTGAAACCGACCTTGGATGGCATACTTCAAATGCAACATTTACGATTCCGTTAGCTTTTCAGACGGATGCTTCGGGCAGCTCTATGATTGACGTAGAGGTTCTGTACCAGGTGTGCGATGATAAATCGTGTCTGCCGCCCAAAAGGAAATCCATAACCAAGGGAATCACCATATCGGGTGTGGCTGACCAGCCTTATGAAGGATTGACCGAAAGTGATTCTGGTAGTCCTGCCGCTTCTTCCGCAGACGGATCATCCGGAGGAACCGGTGGGGCGCAGGTTGATGAGTCAACCACCGGTTCGGCAACTGCCGGAGGCTTTGGTGGAGACGGTATTTTCTCATTCCTCTGGCTGGCACTTACAGCCGGATTCGCTGCGCTTTTGACACCCTGTGTCTTTCCCATGATCCCGCTCACGGTTTCCTTCTTTTCAAAACAGAAAGAGGGGCAACGGGGTAAGGCTGTAGGACAGGCTTTTGGATTTGGAATTGCTATTGTACTAACCTTCACCATACTCGGGGCACTGCTTGCATTATTAATTGGGGCATCCGGGGCCAACCAATTTGCTGCCAATCCGTGGGTTAATCTGATGATTGCACTGGTGCTGGTTGTATTTGCAGTCAGTCTGTTGGGAGCTTTCGAGCTTCGTCTTCCATATCAGGTTACAAACTGGTTGAACCGCAAGAGTAACGAAAGCTCAGGTTTGACGGGCGTATTGTTCATGGCCCTGACCATTAGCGCGGTATCCTTTTCCTGTACCGCTCCTTTTGTTGGAGGCGTGCTGGCTGCGACAGCCGGAGGCGAGTGGTTCTATCCTATCATAGGAATGATGGGCTTCTCGGCCGCTTTTGCCAGTCCTTTTGTACTTTTTGCTCTCTTCCCACGCTGGCTGGAGTCCCTGCCAAAGAGTGGTTCTTGGATGAATATTGTGAAGGTACTGCTCGGTTTCATTGAGTTGGCTGCCGCATTCAAGTTTCTTTCCAACGCCGACCTGGTTTGGGGCTGGGGACTCGTCTCACGTCCGCTGACTATTGCAGCCTGGATTGCAATCTTCTTGATGGCCGGTCTTTATATATTAGGTGTTTACTCCGTAAAGCACGAAACCAAGCCAAATCAGATCGGTACGGGCCGATTAATGCTGGCAATTCCGTTTTTCCTCTTTAGCTTTTATTTGATACCGGGACTGCTAGGTGCTTCGCTGGGAATTTGGGATGCGTGGCTTCCGCCTAAACAGGCTACCGATGTAAGTGTAGTCTATTCTATTTCCCAAAGGGGTGGTGGCTCCGATTCCGGAGAAGAGTGGGAAAACTGGTCAGAAAACTACGATGAATCCGTTGAAGTTGCCAAGACCTCAGGCAAGCCTGTGTTTATAGACTTTACCGGTTATACCTGTACAAACTGTCGCGCGATGGAGTCCAATGTATTTCCCTTGGAGCCTATACAAAATAATTTTGAACAAATGGAAAAGGTTCGTCTTTATACTGATGATGGAACGGACGGACCCGAGAACCAAAAATTTCAATTCCAGCTGACCGGTACGGTTGCATTACCTACCTACGTTATTGTAAATCCGCATACCGGAAATGTAATCAGTCAGCTGGTGGGATATTCCGACAAGGATGAATTCCAGAGTTTTCTGGAAAATGGGTTAAACAGATACCGCAATTTAGAGAAATCTGACACTAAGGTGGGATTGAATTAGGTAAATTCCTTAAGTGTTATTTTATTTAAGTGTTAAAGCTTTTAAACAGCCTGTTATTTACCAAATAACTGCTTTTGTTATTTTGACATTTAAGTCAAAATGATCTATAATTTTGCAACTTTGTGAGCCCAAAAAAATTAAATCAAATAATAAAATAGGAGTAATCGTATGACATCGTCAATAGCTCTCTTCCTTCTACAAGCTGGAGCTGATCAAGGCTTTTTTAATGTAATCGTTGAAAAGTTTAATGAAGGTGGCGGCTGGATGTGGCCGGTACTAATCGCTCTCATTCTAGGCTTGGCCATATTTCTCGAACGAATTATCACACTTAACCTTGCTGACATCGATACTCGTAAGTTCGTAGTCAATGTTCAGGAAGCTCTTCAGGAAGGCGGCGTGCCTGCTGCACAGGAATTGTGCTCTGAAACCCGCGGCCCGGTTGCTTCTGTATTCCAAGCCGGACTGATGCGTATGGATGAAGGTATTGAAGCTGCTGAGAAAGCAATTTCAGCCTACGGTTCTATTGAAATGAGTTTCCTTGAAAGAGGACTTGTTTGGCTATCTCTCTTTATTGCCATTGCACCGCTGCTCGGCTTCCTCGGAACAGTTGTAGGTATGATCGAGGCCTTCGATGCTATTCAAGCTGCAGGTGATATTTCGCCTACCCTGGTTGCCGGAGGTATTAAAGTAGCACTTTTAACAACTGCTTCAGGTCTTCTTGCAGGTATTATTCTACAGGTAGGCTATAACTACTGCGTTTCCAAGATCGACAGACTCATTGCCGAAATGGAAGAATCTTCCATCACGCTGATTGACTCTATCGTTGAAATGAAGCAAGGCGGAAGTCCTTCAGCTTCAAATCCCGCTGGTGAATAATCTTAACATTCCAATCAACATAAAGGTGACAACATGTATAGTGTAATTGGACTTGGAATTGCAGCGGGACTGATAGGACTTGGAGTTATTGCAATTATCGTTGCAGGCGCCAGAAGTATCAAGAATGGTAAGCAGGATTTTAAGAAGATCATCACTTTCCTGGTACCATTCGCAGTCTATGGCGTTGCATACGGTATAACCGGCAGCTTCAATGAAGCAGGTATTGCAACCATGATATTTATGATGGCAGCAATGTTACTGTTTATCGTACTGTCCGGCTTTAGAAGTACTTTTAACCTCTAGGATTACTGTTATGCTGAAGAAAAGAAAAAGAGAAGATCCCGAAGTCGGCGGTTCTTCCATGGCAGATATTGCTTTTCTGCTACTCATATTTTTTCTCCTGGTAACCACTATTGATGTGGACACGGGAATTGGTATGGTATTACCGCCGAAGCCGGAAGAAAATGTTGAACCGCCTCCCATTAAGGAGCGCAACATGCTTAAGATTCTGGTGAACGCCGAAGGCTTGATTCTTATGGATGACACGCCCACGGCGATTACGGAAGTAAAGCAGAAAGTTAAAGATTTCGTTACCAATAACGGTCAGGATCCAAACTTATCTGTCTCTCCTGATAAAGCTATCGTTTCTCTTAAAACTGACAGGGCAACGCCCTACCGGGTATACATAGATATGCTTGATGAGGTTATGGGTGCCTACGATGAGATACGAAACACGGCGGCACAGGAACGCTTTGGTAGAAGTCTGGACCAACTCGGTGAAGACAGCGAAGAGTTCCAGCAGATAAAGGATCTCTATCCAAAGAAAATTTCAATCGCAGAGCCTGACGAAGGATAACGAATTATGGGACATTTTAAGAAGAAATCTTCGAATACCAGTCAGGAAGTGCCGACAACGGCGATGCCTGATATCGTATTCATGCTGCTCATCTTTTTTATGGTTACCACCGTACTGAGAGAGGTTGAGTTGCAGGTACGAGTTAATTTTACCCAAGCTGAGAACATCGAAAAAATCGAACAGAAGCGTCTGGTCAGCTACGTTTACGTAGGGCCGGAACGTCTCTCAGGCAACCGGCTTGGACCTACCAAAATCCAGGTCGATGATGCACTCATCGAAGATGTAGCTGCTATTCGAAAACTCATGTACGACAAACTCCAGGAACAACCTAAACTGATTGTTTCCCTGCGTATTGATGAAGAGACTGAAGCCGGTATCGTAAACGATATCCAGCAGGAACTTCGCGAAGCAGGAACACTCAGAATAAACTACTCTACAAAACCGGAAGGTAATCCCGGAGGATAATCCAAAATTTTTGGGTACAAGGTTTTAAAAGGCATGTGCACTATGTGTACTTGCCTTTTATTTTTTAAGTGACATATCTATATGGATCAAAACAATTTCAGAACTATACAATCACTGGGCAGAAAAGAGCTCATCAATGAGCTGATGGAAAATTCCACAGTTCAGAAAGACACCGTAATTAATGGGGTGGGAGATGATGCCGCAGTACTAGCTTGCCGCGAAGGTGCATACAGTTTGCTCAGCTCGGAGACATTTATGGAAGGTGTAGACTTCGATCTCACCTATACGCCTCTAAATCATCTCGGTTATAAGGTAGCTTCCTCGGCAATCAGTGATATCTACGCCATGAAAGGAAAACCCGATTCCTTGCTGGTGAATATGGCACTTCCTAACAAGCTCTCTGTTGATATGGTTAAAGAGATCTATAAGGGCATCTATTCTTGCGGGGCAGAACATGATTTCCAGGTTGTTGGGGGTGACTTGACAGCATCGCATCAGATATTGTCCATGAGCATTACCTGCCAGGGAACGGTTGGGGAAGAAGAAATTGTATATCGCAGAGGTGCACAGGAAGGAGATGCCGTCTGCGTAACGGGTGATCTTGGAGGTGCTATTGCCGGACTCAGAATTCTTTTGAGAGAGAAAGAATACTGGCAGGATAGTCAGCAACAGCAATTTCAACCCGACCTGGAAGATTACGAGTATGTAGTGCAGCGACAACTGGTTCCCTTTGCCCAGAAAAAATTTATTGATACTCTCGAAGAACTTAAGATGTTGCCTTCGTCGATGATTGATCTGACCCAGGGCCTTGTAAGTGAATTGTCAAATATCACCGATGCATCCGATACCGGTGCCATGATATACCAGGCGGCACTTCCTATCGCGCTGGAAACCAGGCAGGTGGCGGATGAAATGAAGGAAGACGTTGATAAATATGCCTTATATGGCGGTGAAGATCTGGAAATGCTATTTACCTTAAAAAAAGAACAGGTAGAGCAATTAGCCGATACTTTTTCTAACTTTACGGTTATTGGCAAAATTACCTCAGAGTATGATGCTCCGGTGATGCAAACCGGAGAAGGTGAGCTGGTCAGCTTTACTGAAGATAATTAAATCATTCAATATACCGACAGTTTCTGCGTTATAATATTGCACAACATTAAGGAGAACCTTTCGTAAGCCACCCTGTACTACTAACAGATATAGATTGAGGCACGCAGGGTAATGTAATTTACCTTATATTTAGTTCTAGAATTAATCTACTCAGACTTTAAATGTCAGAAAACAAGAAATCACAGAATAAAAAAGATTCGGATTCTAAGAATCCCATAAAGGGCAAGAATAACAGCCCTAAGTTCCCTATTTGGATCTATGCCGTACTATTGCTGGCTCTATTTGGCATTCAGATCTTCTTTATGAGCCAGGGAAGCGGCAATCGCATTAAATACAGCCAGTTCCTGGAATATGTTGAACAGGGGTATGTCAAGGAAATCACGATAAAAAACAACAGTACTATTACCGGTGAGTACAGTGAGAAAGCCGTGCAGGAAGGTATTGTGAATCGAAACCAGGATCAGGACCAGTGGCAGCTGACCGACTCTGAGCCCACCAATCGCTTCAATACTACTATGATTGAGGGTGATGAAATTCGTCCGCTTCTGGACGCGAATGAGGTAGTTTATGATGCCCAAATTGAGGAGAACTGGTTCGACAGTATTTTCTTCTGGCTGATACCAATAGGTCTCGCCATTGCCTTCTGGATTTTCATCTTCCGACGCATGAATCCCGGACAGCAGGTACTGAATATCGGTAAGAATAAAGCCTCGCTGTATGATAAGCAGAAAGAGAACAAGGTTTCTTTCCGAGACGTTGCCGGGTTGGAAGAGGCTAAAGCTGAAGTGGAAGAGGTTGTAGAATTTCTTAAGAGTCCGAAAAAGTTCACCAAATTGGGCGGTACGCTACCTAAAGGCGTATTGCTGGTAGGCCCTCCGGGAACCGGTAAAACCCTGCTTGCAAAGGCTACTGCCGGGGAGGCTGATGTGCCGTTCTTTAGTCTGAGCGGATCCGATTTTGTAGAGATGTTTGTAGGTGTGGGTGCCGCACGGGTACGTGATCTGTTTAAACAGGCTAAAGAGAAAGCACCGTGTATCATATTTATTGATGAAATTGATGCCATCGGTCGAAGCCGTGGCAAGGGTATGATGATGGGTTCTAATGATGAGCGTGAAAATACCCTGAACCAGCTACTCAGTGAAATGGATGGGTTTAATACCGACAAGGGTGTCATCATTATGGCGGCTACCAACCGTCCGGATGTGTTGGATTCGGCTTTGCTTCGTCCCGGTCGTTTTGATCGACAAATTCTGATCGACAAACCTGATCTTAATGGAAGGGTACGCGTGCTGGAAGTTCACAGCCGTAAATTGAAACTTTCCAAAGATATTGACCTGAAGCTACTAGCTTCTCAAACACCCGGTTTTGCGGGAGCGGAACTGGCAAACCTTTGTAATGAGGCTGCCCTGATGGCTGCCAGACGCGGCAAAGAGGCAGTAGAGATGGTGGACTTCCAGGACTCCATCGAAAGGGTTATAGCGGGGCTTGAGAAAAAGAATAAGCTGATCAGTCCTAAAGAGCGTGAGATCGTAGCGTACCACGAAGCGGGACATGCTATTGTTGGTTGGTATCTCGAGCATACCGATCCGGTACTAAAAGTAAGTATTGTCCCTCGCGGGCTTGCTGCCCTGGGTTATACCTTGCAGACCCCGCTGGAAGATCGTTTCCTGATGACCACAGAAGAGCTTGATGATAAGATCTGTGCGCTGTTGGGCGGACGGATTTCAGAAGAAATTATATTCGGACGTATCTCCACAGGTGCCCAGAATGATCTGGAGCGTATCACTAATATGGCCTTCGCCATGGTTGCCGAGTACGGAATGAGTGAAGAGATAGGTTATCTGTCTCTGAAAGACTCCCAAAATCCTGAAAACAGCTATGGCTTTAACAAAAAATATTCACAGCGTACCTCAGAACGTATTGATGACGCCGTTGCAAAAATTGTTCAGAGAAACTACGAACGTACCAAGAAGCTGCTGAGGGATCATAAGGATGAGCTGGAGAAGATGGCCAAGACCCTTCTGGAAAAAGAGGTACTTGACCATAATGACCTTCGCGATCTGCTTGGAGATCATCCGGAAGGAAAATATCCGGAAGGCATTTTCAAAGATGACTACGAGACGGCCAAAGTAAACGGTAAACCATCCAAAGCAGAAACCGTCAAAGAGAATCTGGAAGAAGAGAATCTGGAAGAAGAGAATGAAGCGGTGGAGTCTAAGTCAGGTTCGGAAACGGATGGGCAAGAAGAAGGCAAGACTGAAAAACCGGATATTTCGAAAGAGTAATTAGGAAGCTTTCCTAAACTGATAATCGTAGAGATTCTAGATTAAGCGGCTATTTTTTAAAAAGTAGCCGCTTTTTTATTGGGTTATATTTTGATGTTCAGATCGACTTAAGAAAGGCTTTTCTTATATAAAACTGATTAACTGTACAATAGAGTGGCGATATTTGAAATTTGATAAAATTTACCCGACTAGATTTTATCCTACAAAGTAATGCCGAAAAGTTTGGCTCGTTAATTCATAGCCTGCTTTTCGAGTTGCTTCAAGTTTTGTGACTGTGCCAATTCAAAATTACTTGCCTCAATAGTATTGAGCCGGTCATATTTCATGGATCTTATGGCGACAAAATCATCCATATCGATTTGATCGGATTTCAAACAGTTCGTTACCTCTTCCCAAACCTCCCTAATTTGATAGGTTGTATCACACTGCTTGATCTTGGCAATCAATTGCTTTCTCATATTTCTAACCCGTTAAATATGTTCGTATGTAGAACTGCGATTAATCAATACAAGAATTATTCAGGCTATTTTCAAGGGATATGAGAAATTTTACAATTCTGATTGAAAACCAAAAAGTAATTTGCTTTTGCTGAGTTTTGAAAGAATAAACGTTGAGACCTGGGTAAGCCAATAAAATCGAAGATTATCTTAATAATATACCCAATGATTTAAGTTCTCGATGTTCATCTATGCTATCAGTGTCTCAATAGAAGAGCATCTAAACATTTGATAAATATACTGACCAGCTATTGAGTACCCTCAGGTTTCTTAATAAGCCGATATCATGCACTTCTTAACACTGGCTTAATTCTAGAGTAACAGAAGCGTAACCCTGTGTTAATTGTATGGCTAAATGAGTGTGCTATCCTTGCATCTCATGTTAAGGATTAAACTCTAATCAATCAGCACACTCATCGTGAAAGCACAAACTATAATACAACATTTTAAAATTTTAGGTCTCGCCTCAGCAACGATCCTGTTATTGGCAGGAACGAGCTTTGCTCAGGGCAGTAATTCACAATACGGCAAAATTGTCGGAAAGGTAGTGGATGCAGAAACCGGTGAAACGGTAATAGGAGCGAACGTAGTGATCAGCGGAACCAGCCAGGGTGATGCAACCGATATCGATGGAAAATATACCATTGACAAGGTGCAACCGGGTATCTATTCACTTACTGCTTCGTATATATCTTACACTAAGAAAACACTTACGGGTATTGAAGTTGATGCCGGTAAGGTTGTCACTGTGAATATTAAACTGAGCCCCGAAACACTAGGCCTGGAAGAGGTCATCGTCTCAGCACAAGCGGCAACGAATAATGAGGCCGGACTCCTTTCCATCCAGCGTAAGTCACTGGCCGTGCAAGACGGACTCTCTTCTGAATTTCTTGGCAAAACGGGAGACAGCAATGTAGCCGCTGCCATGAAGAGAGTGACCGGAGTTTCTATCATAGGTGACAACAACGTCTATGTAAGGGGACTCGGTAATCGCTACAGTAACATTCAACTCAACGGATCCCAGGTTCCATCTACCAGTCCTAACAAAAAAGAAGCACCAATTGATCTGGTAGGAAGCGGACTTGTAGATAATGTAGTCGTACAAAAGACCTATTCACCGGATCAGTCAGGTGAATTCTCCGGAGGGTCAGTCCAGATTACAACCCGTGAGTTTCCCGATGAGAAAAACTTCACACTCAACTACTCCACCAGCTACAACTCAGTATCGACCTTCGACAACATGTTGAGTTACAGCGGAAGCAGTACCGATTTTATCGGTTTTGATAATGGCAAACGGTCGCTGCCTTCCATTATCTCTTCACAACGGCTTACCTCCGGTGAAGTAGAAGGGCAGGCGGCCAGTCAGTTCCACAGTGACTGGAATATTACTGATTCCAACAAATCACTTCCCTCACAGAAGATTAGCATCAATTATGCCGATCAGTTTAATGAAGACCGATTACCCATCGGGCTCGTATCTAATTTCAGCTATAAGTATGAACAGAGAACAGAGCCTAACAAGACGATGCGTGAAATACAGAGCGCTTCAGACGTGGGTTCAGCCTTGTTGCGTTCTGACTATAGAAGTAATGTGGGTATTGAAAGAGCCAAGCTAAGCGGGATGCTCAACTTATTTACTAAGCCGAACAGCACTACAAAGATTGGGTTGAAAAATCTCTACTCCAACTCTGTGAACAACAGTGCTCATATCATTACCGGTGATTTTGTGAATGCACCCGCTGCGACCCGACAAACCATTCTTGACTTCGATAGGAGATCCATTTTTTCATCTACTCTTGAATTGGATAAAGCCTTTTTGAAATTTATGGATTCAAGACTGAAAGCGAATATCAGCTTTAGTCAGGCTATCCAGGACAGGCCGGATCGCAGAACTACCCAGTACAATCAGAGTACCGGTACAAATGCTTTCAACATCTTCTTTGATGACGGGGGTAATACCCATTACTTCGCGAAACAGAATGAAAAGAACTACTCTGCTGAAGTTAAGTATGAGTTCAATCCGCTAAAAATATTGAAGTTGAAGATGGGCGGAGCCGGGACCATCAGAGACCGAGATTTTGACGCCCGCAGGTTCCGGTACACAAATTTTAGCGGCGGATACCCAAGTGAGATACGT
This is a stretch of genomic DNA from Halalkalibaculum roseum. It encodes these proteins:
- the thiL gene encoding thiamine-phosphate kinase produces the protein MDQNNFRTIQSLGRKELINELMENSTVQKDTVINGVGDDAAVLACREGAYSLLSSETFMEGVDFDLTYTPLNHLGYKVASSAISDIYAMKGKPDSLLVNMALPNKLSVDMVKEIYKGIYSCGAEHDFQVVGGDLTASHQILSMSITCQGTVGEEEIVYRRGAQEGDAVCVTGDLGGAIAGLRILLREKEYWQDSQQQQFQPDLEDYEYVVQRQLVPFAQKKFIDTLEELKMLPSSMIDLTQGLVSELSNITDASDTGAMIYQAALPIALETRQVADEMKEDVDKYALYGGEDLEMLFTLKKEQVEQLADTFSNFTVIGKITSEYDAPVMQTGEGELVSFTEDN
- the ftsH gene encoding ATP-dependent zinc metalloprotease FtsH; this translates as MSENKKSQNKKDSDSKNPIKGKNNSPKFPIWIYAVLLLALFGIQIFFMSQGSGNRIKYSQFLEYVEQGYVKEITIKNNSTITGEYSEKAVQEGIVNRNQDQDQWQLTDSEPTNRFNTTMIEGDEIRPLLDANEVVYDAQIEENWFDSIFFWLIPIGLAIAFWIFIFRRMNPGQQVLNIGKNKASLYDKQKENKVSFRDVAGLEEAKAEVEEVVEFLKSPKKFTKLGGTLPKGVLLVGPPGTGKTLLAKATAGEADVPFFSLSGSDFVEMFVGVGAARVRDLFKQAKEKAPCIIFIDEIDAIGRSRGKGMMMGSNDERENTLNQLLSEMDGFNTDKGVIIMAATNRPDVLDSALLRPGRFDRQILIDKPDLNGRVRVLEVHSRKLKLSKDIDLKLLASQTPGFAGAELANLCNEAALMAARRGKEAVEMVDFQDSIERVIAGLEKKNKLISPKEREIVAYHEAGHAIVGWYLEHTDPVLKVSIVPRGLAALGYTLQTPLEDRFLMTTEELDDKICALLGGRISEEIIFGRISTGAQNDLERITNMAFAMVAEYGMSEEIGYLSLKDSQNPENSYGFNKKYSQRTSERIDDAVAKIVQRNYERTKKLLRDHKDELEKMAKTLLEKEVLDHNDLRDLLGDHPEGKYPEGIFKDDYETAKVNGKPSKAETVKENLEEENLEEENEAVESKSGSETDGQEEGKTEKPDISKE
- a CDS encoding carboxypeptidase-like regulatory domain-containing protein — translated: MKAQTIIQHFKILGLASATILLLAGTSFAQGSNSQYGKIVGKVVDAETGETVIGANVVISGTSQGDATDIDGKYTIDKVQPGIYSLTASYISYTKKTLTGIEVDAGKVVTVNIKLSPETLGLEEVIVSAQAATNNEAGLLSIQRKSLAVQDGLSSEFLGKTGDSNVAAAMKRVTGVSIIGDNNVYVRGLGNRYSNIQLNGSQVPSTSPNKKEAPIDLVGSGLVDNVVVQKTYSPDQSGEFSGGSVQITTREFPDEKNFTLNYSTSYNSVSTFDNMLSYSGSSTDFIGFDNGKRSLPSIISSQRLTSGEVEGQAASQFHSDWNITDSNKSLPSQKISINYADQFNEDRLPIGLVSNFSYKYEQRTEPNKTMREIQSASDVGSALLRSDYRSNVGIERAKLSGMLNLFTKPNSTTKIGLKNLYSNSVNNSAHIITGDFVNAPAATRQTILDFDRRSIFSSTLELDKAFLKFMDSRLKANISFSQAIQDRPDRRTTQYNQSTGTNAFNIFFDDGGNTHYFAKQNEKNYSAEVKYEFNPLKILKLKMGGAGTIRDRDFDARRFRYTNFSGGYPSEIRSQEPSVTLNSQLVVDGIIDLSETSTPQDSYNGSQNLLAGYLSTIWYPMNNVTWEIGARIENSDQEVETLNDGNAELIANVENTDILPATNLTYSLSDKTNIRGAFSYTLARPEFREISAFSFQDFIGGQIVYGNPDLNRTQIQNYDLRLETYPSAGELFAISAFYKHFEDPIELFYRFTERSEVEYRNGDEAILYGVELEGRKNITDRLQVVANGSFIFSETKVTNPENINRVANAERPMYGQSPYTVNVSTFYRFPNNSLDLSLIYNTFGKRVVTVGKVNHPDDEYEQPFHNLGFNASYRYGSAKFSLGIENLLLDEREYKQGDVTTFQYDQGMTVEMGISLTF